A window of the Euzebya pacifica genome harbors these coding sequences:
- a CDS encoding formylglycine-generating enzyme family protein → MSDSSCCAPTRAGTAAPSPAPSPGIGAYDCPVADLPGGAFAMGYEGPLANPGEGEDPVREVEVAPFAIGTTTVTRAAFAAFVEATGYVTAAEEEGWSFVFADFVSPDASVRGRVAGAEWWVAVDGANWRHPHGPGSSVQPDGDHPVTQVSWNDAGAYAGWVGGRLPTEAEWEYAARGGLERKVFPWGDRFRVAGKAGATIWQGDFPSHSRKRLANRATVSVTMLPPNGYGLHHAVGNVWEWTADAWSVADRTDGSRRVRKGGSYLCHDSYCNRYRVAARDHSGPDDATANIGFRVAFDRPH, encoded by the coding sequence ATGAGCGATTCCAGCTGCTGCGCCCCGACCCGCGCGGGAACCGCTGCGCCTTCGCCTGCTCCTTCACCGGGCATCGGTGCGTACGACTGTCCGGTCGCCGATCTTCCCGGTGGGGCCTTCGCGATGGGCTACGAGGGACCGTTGGCCAACCCGGGGGAGGGGGAGGATCCCGTCCGCGAGGTCGAGGTGGCCCCGTTCGCCATCGGGACGACCACCGTCACACGGGCGGCGTTCGCGGCGTTCGTCGAGGCCACCGGGTACGTGACTGCGGCCGAAGAGGAGGGATGGTCGTTCGTGTTCGCCGACTTCGTCTCCCCCGACGCCAGCGTCCGCGGGCGGGTCGCTGGGGCTGAGTGGTGGGTGGCGGTCGACGGGGCGAACTGGCGTCATCCCCACGGACCCGGATCGTCGGTGCAGCCAGACGGGGACCACCCGGTGACGCAGGTCTCCTGGAACGACGCCGGCGCCTACGCCGGATGGGTCGGGGGCCGTTTGCCCACCGAAGCCGAGTGGGAGTACGCCGCCCGGGGCGGCCTGGAGCGCAAGGTGTTCCCCTGGGGTGACCGGTTCCGGGTCGCGGGCAAGGCTGGCGCGACCATCTGGCAGGGCGACTTCCCCTCCCACTCCAGGAAACGGTTGGCCAACCGCGCCACGGTGTCGGTGACCATGCTGCCGCCCAACGGCTACGGCCTGCACCACGCCGTGGGCAACGTCTGGGAATGGACCGCGGACGCGTGGTCGGTGGCTGATCGGACCGATGGCAGCCGGCGCGTCCGCAAGGGTGGTTCCTACCTGTGCCACGACTCCTACTGCAACCGGTACCGCGTGGCTGCCAGGGACCACTCCGGGCCCGATGACGCCACCGCCAACATCGGCTTCCGCGTCGCGTTCGACCGGCCGCACTAG
- a CDS encoding NUDIX hydrolase, translating into MTDRHRVPSTPAEAPPTRPAATVLLLRQHEQDGMQVLMLRRHARSGFAASAWVFPGGVVDAGDATLPEGTWTGIDPDALADRFGLSPTATLAMHAAAVRETFEEAGVLLATHTDGSPADVPADELAAMRDALNDRTVEADWHGFLQRHGLVLDLSVMTYWLRWVTPIQEPKRYDTCFFLAPVPADAEPAHDAVETTECRWVAPADVAAGDELPVIFPTWKTLIWMAEHGTVEALLAAAAGQATVGPIQPHIEIDGNGSYSAIFLPEDDEYPHELYA; encoded by the coding sequence ATGACTGACCGCCACCGAGTTCCGTCCACGCCAGCCGAGGCGCCCCCCACTCGACCAGCTGCGACCGTCCTGCTGCTACGCCAGCACGAGCAGGACGGCATGCAGGTGCTGATGCTCCGACGACACGCGCGCTCGGGGTTCGCCGCCAGCGCCTGGGTGTTCCCGGGTGGTGTGGTCGACGCCGGCGACGCCACGCTGCCGGAGGGGACATGGACGGGCATCGATCCCGACGCGCTGGCCGACCGGTTCGGGCTCAGCCCGACGGCGACGCTCGCCATGCACGCCGCCGCCGTCCGCGAGACCTTCGAGGAGGCCGGCGTCCTGCTGGCCACCCACACCGACGGCAGTCCCGCCGACGTGCCGGCCGACGAGCTCGCCGCGATGCGCGATGCGCTCAACGACCGCACCGTCGAGGCCGACTGGCACGGGTTCCTGCAGCGTCACGGCCTGGTGCTGGACCTGTCGGTCATGACGTACTGGTTGCGATGGGTCACCCCGATCCAGGAGCCCAAGCGGTACGACACCTGCTTCTTCCTCGCCCCCGTCCCCGCCGACGCCGAACCGGCACACGACGCGGTCGAGACCACCGAGTGTCGCTGGGTGGCCCCGGCCGACGTCGCGGCCGGAGACGAGCTGCCGGTCATCTTCCCCACGTGGAAGACGCTGATCTGGATGGCCGAGCACGGCACGGTCGAGGCGCTGCTCGCGGCGGCCGCCGGACAGGCCACGGTCGGACCGATCCAGCCGCACATCGAGATCGACGGCAACGGGTCCTACAGCGCCATCTTCCTCCCCGAGGACGACGAGTACCCCCACGAGCTCTACGCGTGA
- a CDS encoding MBL fold metallo-hydrolase produces the protein MTEETPPPAVRTLDGLTRVVLAPNASPMTLEGTNTYLLGDASSGGLVVVDPGPDDPAHLARVEAAIDGADVAAVIITHHHHDHAEAAGWAARWGAALRAFDPGLIPEASTMADGETLSAAGIDLTALHTPGHASDHLCLRIHQTDVVLTGDHVLGRGSTVVNWPDGDMTAYMDSLRRLAGAPGARIYPGHGPEVDRPADKIAEYLAHREDREAQIRAAIDDGADSPPAIVRAVYTDVPEILHPAAERSVRAVLAMLIDRGQADPALMQETGDPIEPSTLAGHAPAGTGPDDEEQR, from the coding sequence GTGACCGAGGAGACGCCCCCGCCCGCCGTCCGGACCCTCGACGGGCTGACTCGTGTGGTGCTGGCGCCCAACGCCTCACCGATGACGTTGGAGGGCACCAACACCTACCTGCTCGGCGACGCGTCCTCCGGCGGCCTCGTGGTCGTCGACCCGGGCCCGGACGATCCGGCCCACCTCGCACGGGTCGAGGCCGCCATCGACGGTGCCGACGTGGCTGCGGTGATCATCACCCACCACCACCACGACCACGCCGAGGCGGCCGGGTGGGCGGCCCGATGGGGCGCCGCGCTGCGGGCGTTCGACCCCGGCTTGATCCCCGAGGCGTCCACCATGGCCGACGGCGAGACGCTGTCGGCAGCCGGTATCGACCTGACCGCGCTGCACACCCCCGGCCACGCCTCGGACCACCTGTGCCTGCGGATCCACCAGACCGACGTCGTCCTGACGGGGGACCACGTGCTCGGCCGTGGGTCGACCGTCGTCAACTGGCCCGACGGCGACATGACCGCCTACATGGACTCGTTGCGCAGGCTGGCCGGTGCGCCCGGCGCGCGGATCTACCCGGGGCACGGCCCGGAAGTGGACCGCCCCGCCGACAAGATCGCGGAGTACCTCGCCCACCGCGAGGACCGCGAAGCCCAGATCCGCGCGGCGATCGACGACGGTGCCGACAGCCCTCCGGCGATCGTCCGAGCCGTCTACACCGACGTACCGGAGATCCTCCACCCGGCCGCCGAGCGCAGCGTGCGCGCCGTGCTGGCCATGCTGATCGACCGTGGCCAGGCCGACCCGGCGCTGATGCAGGAGACGGGCGATCCGATCGAACCCTCCACCCTGGCCGGCCATGCCCCAGCTGGCACCGGCCCCGACGACGAGGAGCAGCGCTGA
- a CDS encoding phosphoenolpyruvate carboxykinase (ATP), with translation MSIQLPQAKSVLRNPSQEELRELVAKMPNAELTEYGNYNVTVRVTSRSAGSTFLVTDDPDSTQVQTMSTADYAKEAARQDAYIAEQDMVLVEGYIGPENSPMRRAARVYIEASNSNIPAMQQQLYFDKDAEWNEDDALTIIYTPNCPADGFPGDKLVTIDLPNEVTRVFNIDYFGESKMGGLRMWMDWVYEQGALAMHSGAKVIPTDDGDKVALIVGLSGTGKTTTTFQQQNNSLPVQDDIVALVEGGDVYSTEDGCFAKTIGLDPAYEPTIHGALTKQESWLENVAVTDGKVDFFDDSYTANGRGTFPLKDIPHFDPRKLGKANFLLILNRNESIIPGVARMTSPEQAAAYFMLGETKGTSAGGAAEAGKFLRVPGTNPFFMRFDYMQGNRLVEMIESMDYDFGVYLMSTGRVGGGDDVEGSKKIKIPHSSAIVKGIAEGTIEWEVDPEFGYEIATSVPGIDDIEILQPRKLYEAQGRSEEYAELVARVKAERDEFMAKHEGLRPEIVKALG, from the coding sequence TTGAGCATCCAGCTGCCCCAGGCAAAGTCCGTTCTGCGAAATCCGAGCCAGGAGGAGCTTCGCGAGCTCGTGGCGAAGATGCCCAACGCCGAGCTCACGGAATACGGCAACTACAACGTGACCGTTCGTGTCACGTCGCGGTCCGCCGGCTCGACCTTCCTGGTCACCGACGACCCCGACTCGACCCAGGTCCAGACGATGTCGACCGCGGACTACGCCAAGGAAGCGGCACGGCAGGACGCCTACATCGCCGAGCAGGACATGGTCCTGGTCGAGGGCTACATCGGCCCGGAGAACTCCCCGATGCGTCGCGCTGCACGCGTGTACATCGAGGCGTCCAACTCCAACATCCCCGCGATGCAGCAGCAGCTGTACTTCGACAAGGACGCGGAGTGGAACGAGGACGACGCCCTCACGATCATCTACACGCCCAACTGCCCCGCTGACGGGTTCCCGGGCGACAAGCTGGTCACCATCGACCTCCCCAACGAGGTGACCCGCGTGTTCAACATCGACTACTTCGGTGAGTCGAAGATGGGCGGCCTGCGGATGTGGATGGACTGGGTGTACGAGCAGGGCGCCCTGGCCATGCACTCCGGCGCCAAGGTCATCCCCACCGACGACGGTGACAAGGTCGCCCTGATCGTCGGCCTGTCCGGCACGGGCAAGACCACCACCACCTTCCAGCAGCAGAACAACTCCCTCCCCGTGCAGGACGACATCGTCGCGCTGGTCGAGGGCGGCGACGTGTACTCCACCGAGGACGGCTGCTTCGCCAAGACCATCGGCCTGGACCCGGCCTACGAGCCCACCATCCACGGTGCGCTGACCAAGCAGGAGTCCTGGCTGGAGAACGTCGCGGTCACCGACGGCAAGGTCGACTTCTTCGACGACTCCTACACCGCCAACGGCCGCGGCACCTTCCCGCTGAAGGACATCCCGCACTTCGACCCGCGCAAGCTGGGCAAGGCCAACTTCCTGCTGATCCTCAACCGCAACGAGTCGATCATTCCGGGCGTGGCGCGCATGACCTCGCCGGAGCAGGCCGCGGCCTACTTCATGCTCGGTGAGACCAAGGGCACCTCCGCCGGTGGTGCTGCCGAGGCCGGCAAGTTCCTCCGCGTGCCGGGCACCAACCCGTTCTTCATGCGGTTCGACTACATGCAGGGCAACCGCCTGGTCGAGATGATCGAGTCCATGGACTACGACTTCGGCGTCTACCTGATGTCGACCGGTCGTGTCGGCGGCGGCGACGACGTCGAGGGTTCCAAGAAGATCAAGATCCCCCACTCCTCCGCCATCGTGAAGGGCATCGCCGAGGGCACCATCGAGTGGGAGGTCGACCCCGAGTTCGGCTACGAGATCGCCACGTCCGTGCCGGGCATCGACGACATCGAGATCCTGCAGCCACGCAAGCTGTACGAGGCCCAGGGTCGCAGCGAGGAGTACGCCGAGCTCGTCGCCCGCGTCAAGGCCGAGCGCGACGAGTTCATGGCCAAGCACGAGGGCCTTCGCCCCGAGATCGTGAAGGCGCTGGGCTAG
- a CDS encoding DUF2142 domain-containing protein, with protein sequence MTDTTGFSLRGLLADTTPVIWLITAAWTLLLCLWSVLPPIFSAPDEPQHIDTIIDTVGRSPLMWVTPDGDRMSNAILEAQDRFGYRTRDPQNPDLFLDDRRLGGRAAEEAFPRDERPSVATLSAADRLPSSRLNQMYQHPPLYYRTAAWVIGAIPGWERVGLDVLVGIMRLLSVVVVAPLPVVMAGLARVLDGRRSLELSAALSPLLVPQLAHLGSVTSNDGLLFVLTAFLVLLLARVYRGDISRATATWVGAILLAAMLTKGFALFMPVAVVAAYGGAVRVSGVEPRAAMTRLLRSAAIAGLSLWWYGENLLRFGGVQPSVAAPPAADEHGSVLGWLGRAWITQTQTFWGRFGWAETGFGEVTTTTLSIVAIVLVLIAVRKREGTLLTVLLLPGVLAIVTTIGQSWTSWDTIGTIRAVHGRYFFVSLAGLLLLMVMGLHRLVDRWPPLARWTWTPVFVAGVWLHASSWLTAVEYFWTTPDAPSLSDGGRALLAWQPWPPLLVQITAVALALLGIELLRRLVVLSRADGTTSAHPSEEQHEPEDEEDHVPA encoded by the coding sequence ATGACCGACACGACCGGGTTCAGCCTGCGGGGGCTGCTGGCGGACACCACACCCGTGATCTGGCTGATCACCGCCGCCTGGACGTTGCTGCTGTGCCTGTGGTCGGTCCTGCCCCCCATCTTCTCCGCGCCGGACGAACCGCAGCACATCGACACCATCATCGACACGGTGGGACGGTCTCCACTGATGTGGGTCACGCCCGACGGCGACCGGATGAGCAACGCGATCCTCGAGGCGCAGGATCGGTTCGGCTACCGGACGCGTGATCCGCAGAACCCCGACCTGTTCCTCGACGACCGGCGGCTCGGGGGACGGGCAGCCGAGGAAGCCTTCCCGAGGGACGAACGCCCGAGCGTCGCCACGTTGTCGGCCGCCGACCGGCTGCCGAGCAGCCGCCTGAACCAGATGTATCAGCACCCCCCGCTGTACTACCGCACCGCCGCGTGGGTGATCGGGGCGATTCCCGGGTGGGAGCGAGTGGGCCTCGATGTCCTCGTCGGCATCATGCGGCTGCTGTCAGTGGTCGTGGTTGCACCGCTCCCGGTCGTGATGGCGGGGCTCGCCAGGGTCCTCGACGGACGACGGTCCCTGGAGCTGTCGGCAGCGCTGTCCCCGTTGCTCGTCCCCCAGCTGGCCCACCTCGGATCGGTGACCAGCAACGACGGCCTGCTGTTCGTCCTGACCGCGTTCCTCGTGCTGCTGCTCGCCCGGGTGTACCGGGGCGACATCAGCCGTGCGACGGCGACGTGGGTCGGCGCGATTCTTCTCGCCGCGATGCTGACCAAGGGCTTCGCGCTCTTCATGCCGGTCGCGGTCGTGGCTGCCTACGGTGGGGCCGTCAGGGTGTCGGGCGTCGAACCACGGGCGGCGATGACGCGACTCCTGCGCAGCGCCGCCATCGCCGGCCTCTCCTTGTGGTGGTACGGGGAGAACCTGCTTCGCTTCGGCGGGGTGCAGCCCTCCGTTGCGGCCCCGCCGGCCGCAGACGAGCACGGCTCGGTCCTCGGGTGGCTCGGACGTGCGTGGATCACGCAGACCCAGACGTTCTGGGGTCGGTTCGGATGGGCCGAGACCGGGTTCGGCGAGGTCACGACCACGACGCTGTCGATCGTCGCGATCGTGCTCGTGCTGATCGCCGTCCGGAAACGGGAGGGAACCCTGCTGACCGTGCTCCTGCTGCCCGGGGTGCTCGCGATCGTCACCACCATCGGTCAGTCGTGGACCTCGTGGGACACCATCGGGACCATCCGGGCGGTCCACGGACGCTACTTCTTCGTCAGCCTCGCCGGGTTGTTGCTGCTGATGGTGATGGGCCTCCATCGACTCGTCGACCGCTGGCCGCCGCTGGCTCGGTGGACGTGGACGCCCGTGTTCGTCGCGGGTGTGTGGCTCCATGCGTCGTCCTGGCTGACGGCAGTGGAGTACTTCTGGACCACCCCCGACGCGCCTTCACTCAGCGACGGTGGCCGCGCCCTCCTGGCGTGGCAGCCGTGGCCGCCGTTGCTCGTCCAGATCACCGCCGTCGCGCTCGCCCTCCTCGGTATCGAGCTGCTCAGGCGCCTGGTCGTCCTCTCCCGCGCTGACGGGACCACGTCGGCCCACCCGTCGGAGGAGCAGCACGAGCCCGAGGACGAGGAAGACCACGTCCCCGCCTGA
- a CDS encoding cell wall-binding repeat-containing protein, producing the protein MSRRSFVPLTVLALLLALPAPAMADHPASFDALVGPGTPGVSGGVEGISWEPLATIETGNTHTDLDFFTQNGETYVAVGTLAAGANDGGQAIVQLTNGGETIEPTFVSAFPSASCVTDASGALGLQHDVEATPKGSVLLNETNPLADTSDAQLLIDATDAPGRCHDQGAGGLSGVPQGGLEIVDITDVTAPTELALISHIGESHTVNIDPKRPHIAFSVTSDAITVAADETDCDGDGDVEELIRQNECEGDSDAFDLDGFEIVDLSSCMDFPEGTSTEDKRAACQPETFRYRFGDLDTQLGHSLTGTVYGCHELEIYPDDRLTCGSGQALHVFDMSGAFDDNGTPDDYSDDTVNGDALPCAARATTTSAPLPPGLATGATVYDCVVGVDDVDLTIPSWLAMGAPGVEGVEHLGSIFHSGRTGTASVSPFGSALDIDFDHEAELTHSGRHLIASDERGGGVVPPGASCAPGVDNPEGNGGLHAYSVDGLTRVNPGSPEAAQAAYALTPEGERAVYRTSVQTQPQAAFCTAHVFHQIPGQNRVFMAWYTQGTRVVDYIEYPDGTFEWVETGYFIQPSTDQWVSAIFDVIDNGDGTFTYIGVSADTLAGRGSIDVYQVTLPAPAQMGDQVPFDPDFARISGDGYTATAARVSRELGSADTVVIGRDDVYADNLTGGVVAAMEDAPLLYTATDSLSPETAAEIERLGATSAIVMGGTAAVSDDVLAELRTMGLTTERIAGSNRFATAQLAANRVGSTTGTVYVAEGEHAEALRGFPDPIAAAAQAGRRGDAVLLVNRDRLPEETVAALNTLSPSEVVVVGGTAAVSAATEQAIVDAGFTTRRLAGDSRFGTSLEVVEESLSTGASTQRLWLASGADWHDALAAAPVAAIRGEIMALVDGDNGPDTSTEVYAAVSAGLSQARVVGDVDSVSRAALDVLHEEFIAEVDPDAIAMQEERRTDTAGMFGGPDWAVAAGILALLGASLQRRRRIVRAD; encoded by the coding sequence GTGTCACGACGATCATTTGTGCCCCTCACCGTGCTGGCGCTGCTGCTGGCCCTGCCGGCTCCGGCCATGGCAGACCACCCAGCCAGCTTCGACGCCCTCGTCGGACCCGGCACCCCCGGTGTCTCCGGCGGGGTCGAGGGGATCTCGTGGGAACCCCTGGCCACCATCGAGACCGGCAACACCCACACCGACCTCGACTTCTTCACCCAGAACGGCGAGACCTACGTCGCGGTCGGCACGCTCGCGGCCGGCGCCAACGACGGTGGGCAGGCCATCGTGCAGCTGACCAACGGCGGCGAGACGATCGAGCCGACGTTCGTGTCGGCGTTCCCCTCCGCGTCGTGTGTCACCGACGCCTCCGGGGCGCTGGGCCTCCAGCACGACGTCGAGGCCACCCCGAAGGGCAGCGTGCTGCTCAACGAGACCAACCCCCTGGCCGACACCAGCGACGCGCAGCTGCTGATCGACGCCACGGATGCGCCGGGCCGCTGCCACGACCAGGGCGCGGGTGGACTTTCCGGTGTGCCGCAGGGCGGCCTGGAGATCGTCGACATCACCGACGTCACCGCGCCGACCGAGCTGGCGCTGATCAGCCACATCGGCGAGTCCCACACCGTCAACATCGACCCGAAGCGGCCGCACATCGCCTTCTCGGTGACCTCCGACGCGATCACCGTGGCCGCTGACGAGACCGACTGCGACGGTGACGGCGACGTCGAGGAGCTCATCCGCCAGAACGAGTGCGAGGGCGACTCCGACGCCTTCGACCTCGACGGCTTCGAGATCGTCGACCTGTCGTCGTGCATGGACTTCCCCGAGGGCACCTCGACGGAGGACAAGCGCGCTGCCTGCCAGCCCGAGACCTTCCGCTACCGCTTCGGTGACCTCGACACCCAGCTCGGCCACAGCCTCACCGGCACCGTCTACGGCTGCCACGAGCTGGAGATCTACCCCGACGACCGCTTGACCTGCGGGTCCGGGCAGGCGCTGCACGTGTTCGACATGTCCGGCGCGTTCGACGACAACGGCACGCCCGACGACTACTCCGACGACACCGTCAACGGCGACGCCCTGCCCTGTGCGGCGCGTGCCACGACGACCAGTGCGCCACTGCCCCCGGGCCTGGCCACCGGCGCGACGGTGTACGACTGCGTCGTCGGCGTCGACGACGTCGACCTGACGATCCCCAGCTGGCTGGCCATGGGCGCACCCGGTGTGGAGGGCGTCGAGCACCTCGGCTCCATCTTCCACTCGGGACGCACGGGGACCGCGAGTGTCTCGCCGTTCGGCTCCGCGCTGGACATCGACTTCGACCACGAGGCCGAGCTGACCCACTCGGGTCGCCACCTGATCGCCTCCGACGAGCGCGGCGGCGGCGTGGTGCCGCCCGGCGCGAGCTGCGCACCCGGGGTCGACAACCCCGAGGGCAACGGCGGTCTGCACGCCTACTCAGTGGACGGCCTGACCCGCGTCAACCCGGGCAGCCCCGAGGCGGCCCAGGCCGCCTACGCGCTGACTCCCGAAGGCGAACGTGCGGTCTACCGCACGTCGGTGCAGACCCAGCCCCAGGCGGCGTTCTGCACCGCCCACGTCTTCCACCAGATCCCCGGCCAGAACCGCGTGTTCATGGCCTGGTACACGCAGGGCACCCGCGTGGTGGACTACATCGAGTACCCCGACGGCACCTTCGAGTGGGTCGAGACGGGCTACTTCATCCAGCCGTCGACCGACCAGTGGGTCTCCGCGATCTTCGACGTCATCGACAACGGTGACGGCACCTTCACCTACATCGGGGTCTCGGCGGACACGTTGGCGGGCCGTGGGTCCATCGACGTCTACCAGGTGACCCTGCCTGCCCCCGCACAGATGGGCGACCAGGTCCCGTTCGACCCCGACTTCGCGCGCATCTCGGGAGACGGCTACACGGCGACGGCAGCCCGGGTCAGCCGCGAGCTGGGCAGCGCTGACACGGTCGTCATCGGCCGCGACGACGTGTACGCCGACAACCTGACCGGTGGGGTCGTGGCGGCCATGGAGGACGCCCCGCTGCTGTACACCGCCACCGACTCGCTGTCGCCCGAGACTGCGGCGGAGATCGAGCGGCTCGGTGCGACCAGCGCCATCGTGATGGGTGGCACGGCCGCGGTGTCCGACGACGTGCTGGCCGAGCTCCGCACGATGGGGCTGACCACCGAGCGCATCGCCGGGTCCAACCGGTTCGCGACCGCCCAGCTGGCGGCCAACCGCGTCGGGTCGACGACCGGGACCGTGTACGTGGCCGAGGGCGAGCACGCCGAGGCCCTGCGCGGATTCCCCGACCCGATCGCCGCGGCGGCGCAGGCCGGCCGTCGTGGTGACGCCGTGCTGCTGGTCAACCGCGACCGACTGCCCGAGGAGACGGTGGCCGCGCTGAACACGTTGTCACCGTCGGAGGTCGTCGTCGTCGGTGGGACCGCCGCGGTCAGCGCCGCGACCGAGCAGGCCATCGTCGACGCCGGGTTCACCACCCGACGGCTGGCGGGCGACTCGCGTTTCGGGACTTCCCTGGAGGTCGTGGAGGAGTCGCTGTCGACGGGCGCATCGACCCAGCGGCTGTGGCTGGCGTCGGGCGCCGACTGGCACGACGCGCTGGCCGCTGCACCGGTGGCAGCCATCCGTGGCGAGATCATGGCCCTCGTGGACGGTGACAACGGTCCCGACACGAGCACGGAGGTCTACGCGGCGGTCTCGGCCGGCCTGTCGCAGGCGCGGGTCGTCGGTGACGTCGACTCGGTGAGCCGTGCGGCACTCGACGTGCTGCACGAGGAGTTCATCGCCGAGGTGGACCCCGACGCGATCGCCATGCAGGAGGAGCGCCGGACCGACACCGCTGGCATGTTCGGCGGCCCCGACTGGGCCGTCGCCGCCGGCATCCTGGCGCTGCTGGGCGCATCCCTCCAGCGTCGCCGGCGCATCGTCCGAGCGGACTGA
- a CDS encoding RNA polymerase sigma factor: protein MTLFSESVAEGVRRGDPDAVGEVYVHLADRLLGYLIARVRDRATAEDLVEATFVELLRKGNTINGGAAAIKVWLFRSAYFNALDHIRKVKRRAEDTLDDVDRLDVEDESAGPGELAIRNERRRTVRAAMAHLSEDQRAVLQLRYVAELSAPEVADILGKTEGAIRSLQHRGERALARLLADTEMAAEMIAARDRRPTDSRENLGDGREKGARATPPETS, encoded by the coding sequence ATGACCCTGTTCAGTGAATCCGTCGCCGAGGGCGTGCGACGAGGTGACCCCGACGCTGTCGGTGAGGTGTACGTGCACCTCGCTGATCGGCTTCTCGGCTACCTGATCGCGCGCGTCCGTGACCGAGCCACCGCCGAGGACCTCGTCGAGGCCACCTTCGTGGAGCTGCTCCGCAAGGGGAACACGATCAACGGTGGCGCCGCCGCCATCAAGGTCTGGCTGTTCCGGTCGGCCTACTTCAACGCCCTCGACCACATCAGGAAGGTCAAGCGCCGGGCCGAGGACACCCTCGACGATGTCGACCGGCTCGACGTGGAGGACGAATCCGCAGGTCCGGGCGAGCTGGCCATCCGGAACGAACGCCGCCGTACGGTTCGTGCGGCGATGGCCCACCTGTCGGAGGACCAGCGTGCCGTCCTGCAGCTGCGCTACGTGGCCGAGCTCTCGGCCCCGGAGGTCGCCGACATCCTCGGCAAGACCGAGGGGGCCATCCGCAGCCTCCAGCACCGCGGGGAACGGGCGCTCGCGAGGCTGCTCGCCGACACCGAGATGGCTGCCGAGATGATCGCTGCCCGCGACCGCCGGCCTACGGACAGCCGAGAAAACCTTGGGGACGGTCGAGAAAAGGGCGCACGGGCAACGCCCCCCGAAACGTCCTAG
- a CDS encoding DUF5667 domain-containing protein codes for MDYTDRSDRNPALAELLDDAFVEPVDLDTASRHLWVIHSEAQRIASEAEDEVDAPVSLAHRRLPRAAVPVLALVMTMSMSGVAVAASQGSLPGDALYHVKRGTERAQLIFVRDPVTRAELQLSFARTRLDEIQQIAVSRPQHVPELVEQIAVTLVEVEHGAPEVAARVQPVSESIRRETTESIAQLQLPVDVDQAVEVAMTPTVAPGAATATPVPSTNSPAAAPSESKTPQSTAEPKDTDGDGIPDTPVVIVDLDGDGIADDVATAFPTPTGTATPSATPQPTESGSATPTPTPTPTGSASEPSPSSSPNPSTSPSASPGPTSPATGQPSSGPSAPPSQPAGPVVTARPQPSEGEAGDSRSDDEDADTPDPQPSATQPVEPQPSATAEPEPTADQDDAAAPSEVIARRTEHPTE; via the coding sequence ATGGACTACACCGATCGCTCCGACCGCAACCCGGCGCTTGCCGAGCTGCTGGACGATGCGTTCGTCGAGCCGGTCGACCTCGACACGGCGTCGCGACACCTGTGGGTGATCCACTCGGAGGCGCAGCGGATCGCGTCGGAAGCCGAAGACGAGGTCGATGCCCCGGTCTCGTTGGCCCATCGCCGGCTGCCCCGCGCTGCCGTCCCGGTGCTTGCGCTGGTCATGACGATGTCCATGTCGGGTGTGGCCGTTGCGGCGAGCCAGGGATCCCTTCCCGGTGATGCGCTCTACCACGTCAAGCGCGGGACCGAACGTGCACAGCTGATCTTCGTCCGGGACCCGGTGACCCGCGCCGAGCTCCAGCTGTCGTTCGCTCGCACCCGTCTGGACGAGATCCAGCAGATCGCCGTCAGCCGGCCGCAGCACGTGCCCGAGCTCGTGGAGCAGATCGCGGTGACCCTGGTCGAGGTCGAGCACGGTGCACCGGAGGTTGCGGCCCGCGTCCAGCCGGTGAGCGAGAGCATCAGGCGCGAGACCACGGAATCGATCGCCCAGCTCCAGCTGCCCGTCGACGTCGACCAGGCCGTGGAGGTCGCCATGACGCCGACCGTCGCGCCGGGTGCGGCGACCGCAACGCCGGTGCCCAGCACCAACTCGCCGGCGGCGGCGCCCTCGGAGTCCAAGACCCCGCAGTCGACGGCCGAACCCAAGGACACCGACGGGGACGGCATCCCCGACACGCCCGTCGTGATCGTCGACCTCGACGGTGACGGCATCGCCGACGACGTCGCGACCGCCTTCCCGACCCCCACCGGCACGGCAACCCCCTCGGCGACCCCGCAGCCGACGGAATCCGGGTCCGCGACGCCCACCCCGACGCCGACCCCAACGGGCTCCGCCAGCGAACCGTCGCCGAGCAGCTCGCCCAACCCGTCGACCAGCCCCTCGGCAAGTCCCGGGCCGACCAGTCCGGCCACGGGCCAGCCCAGCTCCGGACCGAGCGCGCCCCCCAGCCAGCCTGCCGGGCCCGTCGTGACCGCCCGCCCGCAGCCCTCCGAAGGCGAGGCCGGCGACTCGCGGTCCGATGACGAGGACGCCGACACGCCCGACCCCCAGCCGTCGGCGACCCAGCCCGTCGAGCCCCAGCCCTCCGCGACCGCAGAACCGGAGCCGACAGCCGATCAGGACGACGCGGCGGCGCCGTCGGAGGTCATCGCCCGACGGACCGAGCACCCCACCGAGTAA